The following proteins come from a genomic window of Aequorivita marisscotiae:
- a CDS encoding SLC13 family permease produces MEIAIVICLLVIAIVLFATEKFSVDIVTLGMLLVLALSGIISPQEAFEGFSSDFIIILASIFVISGALAETGLLDKVGSQLIKVVKSKTLFVGYIMFITGALSAFMNNTSVTALVTGPVIGMCRKLKISPSKVLIPVAFASILGGTCTLIGTSTNIAVSGYIVQAGIEPLGFFEISFIGLIFLVTGIIFIVLFYRKLLPDYKEESYNERYEIAQYLSEIVVSEKSTLIGQPVFFSDLAKQEVRILKIIRNKEDFIPHRFTRIQANDILIVECSVENLIKIKETPELDVLADTIGDKEIENEKIILAELLILPGSQLINRSLKEARFRQNYDLVVLAIQRFGDTVSQKIGGIHLKIGDTLLVQGTQEDIDKNRNSNDFSIIGDFRVNMFKEKKGVFAAVIFLVAVIVGTLEWAPLSITFLGAALLTVLSGAINIDRVYQVINWKLLILIGGMTAFGTAMENSGASQFLAENILNLLGHLGPLYVMGGFVILVILLTQPMSNAAAALVVLPVAIDTAVMMNSDPRTFAIAIMLGASVSLIAPFEPSCILVFGPGKYKFADFLKVGLPLTLILFILLMFFVPIFWPLN; encoded by the coding sequence ATGGAAATTGCCATTGTTATATGTTTGCTCGTAATAGCAATAGTTCTATTCGCAACCGAAAAGTTTTCCGTGGATATTGTAACCCTTGGTATGCTTTTGGTTTTAGCGCTTTCAGGAATCATTTCACCTCAAGAAGCTTTTGAAGGATTCAGTAGCGATTTTATTATTATTCTAGCATCTATCTTCGTTATTTCGGGCGCGCTGGCAGAAACAGGTTTGTTAGATAAAGTTGGATCGCAGTTAATAAAAGTAGTAAAAAGCAAAACCTTATTTGTGGGCTACATTATGTTTATTACGGGGGCGCTATCTGCATTTATGAACAATACCAGCGTCACCGCCTTGGTTACTGGACCCGTAATAGGAATGTGCAGAAAATTAAAGATAAGTCCGTCAAAAGTATTAATTCCCGTAGCGTTCGCCTCTATTCTGGGCGGTACTTGCACCCTAATTGGCACATCAACAAATATTGCGGTGAGTGGTTACATTGTTCAAGCTGGGATAGAACCTTTAGGTTTTTTTGAAATATCCTTTATAGGCCTCATTTTTCTAGTTACGGGTATTATTTTCATCGTGCTATTTTACAGAAAATTGTTACCCGATTACAAAGAAGAAAGTTATAATGAGCGTTATGAAATTGCTCAGTATTTATCTGAAATTGTGGTTTCGGAGAAATCTACTTTAATCGGGCAGCCAGTATTTTTTTCAGATCTGGCAAAACAGGAAGTACGTATTCTAAAAATTATTCGCAATAAAGAAGATTTTATCCCCCATCGCTTTACCCGAATTCAGGCGAATGATATTTTAATAGTTGAATGTAGCGTGGAGAACTTAATTAAAATTAAGGAAACTCCGGAATTAGATGTCCTAGCCGATACAATTGGTGATAAAGAAATAGAAAACGAAAAAATAATTCTCGCAGAACTACTCATTCTCCCAGGTTCCCAACTAATTAATAGGTCGTTAAAAGAAGCGCGATTTCGCCAAAATTATGACTTGGTAGTTTTAGCCATCCAACGTTTTGGCGACACTGTTTCACAAAAAATAGGCGGAATTCATTTAAAAATTGGCGATACCCTTTTAGTTCAAGGCACGCAAGAAGATATAGATAAAAATAGAAATTCTAACGATTTTTCTATAATTGGCGATTTCCGTGTAAATATGTTCAAAGAGAAAAAAGGGGTGTTTGCTGCTGTAATATTTCTAGTAGCCGTAATTGTAGGTACTTTAGAATGGGCTCCATTATCAATTACATTTTTAGGAGCGGCCTTGCTAACCGTACTTTCGGGCGCAATTAATATAGATAGGGTTTACCAAGTTATTAATTGGAAACTCTTAATACTCATCGGAGGAATGACAGCATTCGGAACCGCCATGGAAAATTCGGGTGCATCTCAATTTTTAGCAGAGAACATTTTAAACCTATTGGGTCACTTAGGGCCTCTTTACGTTATGGGAGGCTTTGTAATTTTAGTAATTCTACTTACCCAACCCATGAGCAATGCGGCAGCGGCATTAGTTGTGCTGCCAGTAGCAATAGACACCGCTGTGATGATGAATTCAGATCCGCGAACCTTCGCTATTGCCATAATGCTGGGAGCCTCGGTTTCGCTAATTGCCCCGTTTGAACCTTCGTGTATTTTAGTATTTGGTCCCGGAAAATATAAGTTTGCAGATTTCTTAAAAGTGGGTCTGCCCTTAACTTTAATTTTATTTATTTTGCTTATGTTTTTTGTCCCTATATTTTGGCCTTTAAATTAA
- a CDS encoding tRNA-(ms[2]io[6]A)-hydroxylase: MLGLKLPTDPRWVNIVEKNIEDILTDHAWCEQKAASTAVSLIVSFPEYTELIQEMVALVKEEISHFKMVHDKILENGWVLGRDRKDEYVLKIVNFFPKGGSRTTQLVHRLLYAALIEARSCERFRLLSEELEDKELAEFYRKLMVSEANHYTMFLGFARQYGDRKEVDQKWHDLLSFEAEVMKDLGKHQSIHG, translated from the coding sequence ATGTTAGGCTTAAAACTTCCCACAGACCCACGATGGGTTAATATTGTAGAAAAAAACATAGAAGACATTCTAACCGACCATGCGTGGTGCGAGCAAAAAGCTGCTTCCACCGCAGTTTCGCTTATTGTGAGCTTTCCAGAATACACTGAGCTTATTCAGGAAATGGTTGCTTTGGTAAAAGAAGAAATAAGCCATTTTAAAATGGTACACGACAAAATTTTGGAAAATGGCTGGGTTTTGGGACGCGATAGAAAAGACGAATATGTTTTAAAAATTGTAAATTTTTTCCCGAAAGGCGGCAGCAGAACTACACAATTGGTTCATAGATTGCTGTACGCCGCTTTAATTGAAGCCCGCAGTTGCGAACGTTTCCGCTTGTTAAGCGAAGAACTTGAAGACAAAGAACTGGCAGAATTCTACCGAAAACTGATGGTAAGCGAAGCAAATCACTACACAATGTTTCTCGGTTTTGCACGCCAATATGGCGATAGAAAGGAAGTGGATCAAAAATGGCACGACCTGCTTTCTTTTGAAGCCGAAGTAATGAAAGATTTGGGCAAACACCAGTCTATTCACGGCTAG
- a CDS encoding DNA polymerase III subunit gamma/tau codes for MEHFIVSARKYRPAVFKDVVGQQAITNTLENAIENNHLAQALLFTGPRGVGKTTCARILAKKINEDGTEKVDEDFAFNIFELDAASNNSVDDIRNLIDQVRIPPQVGKYKVYIIDEVHMLSANAFNAFLKTLEEPPKHAIFILATTEKHKIIPTILSRCQIFDFRRIGVRDIKEHLAEVAKAENIEAEDDALHIIAQKADGALRDALSIFDRVVSFAGKNLTREAVTENLNVLDYTWYFQITDLLLENNIPQVLVSYNTILSKGFDGHHFIMGLASHFRDLMVCKNQETISLLEVGEQVKTMYFEQSQKTTQQFLIEGIDIANTCDLKYKNSQNQRLLVELTLMQLASLTFQGEKKKPNSRVGEIGTSKGATHFVIPPSHFKSEEFTSEKITSAGSAASNSIRKAEPETAINATNNQIKNEVNEPSEVDAPENNQPNQPSSTPSTTSGESEKVIERPQILAERNAKKVSALSLKSIQKKQEIQQEIVANQPDAENLPVNDFSEEEMQAVWTEYTAHVESDGKYNLLSHLTMGVPKLDGSIIHLEFPNQTIKTEVERAKYELLGFLRDKLQNYEIDLDITVNETVEKKYAYTTREKFEKLKEMNPAIEKLRKEFDLDV; via the coding sequence ATGGAACACTTCATTGTATCTGCCAGAAAATACCGGCCAGCCGTTTTTAAAGACGTGGTTGGGCAACAGGCCATTACCAATACTTTGGAGAACGCCATAGAAAATAACCATCTTGCCCAAGCATTGCTTTTTACAGGCCCCCGTGGCGTAGGCAAAACAACCTGCGCGCGTATTCTCGCCAAAAAAATTAATGAAGATGGCACTGAGAAAGTAGATGAAGATTTCGCCTTTAATATTTTTGAATTAGATGCAGCCTCCAACAACTCTGTGGACGACATCCGTAATTTAATAGACCAAGTTCGTATTCCACCCCAAGTTGGTAAATACAAAGTATATATTATTGATGAAGTACATATGCTATCTGCAAATGCCTTTAACGCGTTTTTAAAAACTTTGGAAGAACCGCCAAAGCACGCAATATTTATACTGGCTACAACCGAAAAGCACAAAATAATACCAACTATTCTTTCACGTTGCCAAATTTTCGATTTTAGACGAATTGGCGTTCGCGATATAAAAGAACATTTAGCCGAAGTTGCAAAGGCAGAAAATATAGAAGCCGAAGACGACGCTCTGCACATTATTGCACAAAAAGCCGATGGTGCCTTGCGCGATGCGCTTTCAATTTTTGATAGGGTGGTTAGCTTTGCTGGAAAAAACCTTACGCGCGAAGCTGTTACCGAAAATCTAAATGTATTGGATTACACTTGGTATTTTCAAATTACAGATTTACTGTTGGAAAACAATATCCCGCAAGTATTGGTATCATATAATACAATCCTTTCCAAAGGTTTTGATGGCCATCATTTTATAATGGGCCTCGCTTCCCATTTCCGCGATTTAATGGTCTGCAAAAACCAAGAAACAATTAGTTTATTAGAAGTTGGCGAGCAAGTTAAAACCATGTATTTTGAACAGTCGCAAAAAACCACCCAACAATTTTTAATTGAAGGAATAGACATTGCTAATACCTGCGACTTAAAATATAAAAACAGCCAAAACCAGCGGCTATTGGTTGAATTAACTTTAATGCAACTTGCTTCCTTGACTTTTCAGGGCGAAAAAAAAAAGCCTAATTCCCGCGTAGGTGAAATCGGCACCAGCAAAGGCGCCACCCATTTTGTTATTCCTCCCTCCCATTTTAAAAGTGAAGAATTTACATCAGAAAAAATAACCTCTGCAGGTAGCGCAGCTTCAAACTCAATAAGAAAGGCTGAACCCGAAACTGCGATTAATGCCACGAACAACCAAATTAAAAATGAAGTAAACGAACCTTCAGAAGTAGACGCCCCAGAAAACAATCAACCCAACCAACCCAGCTCCACACCATCTACAACCAGCGGAGAATCAGAAAAAGTAATTGAAAGGCCTCAAATTTTAGCAGAGAGAAACGCTAAAAAAGTATCTGCTCTATCACTAAAAAGCATTCAAAAAAAGCAGGAAATACAACAGGAAATAGTCGCAAACCAACCGGATGCAGAAAATCTACCCGTCAACGATTTTTCAGAAGAAGAAATGCAAGCGGTATGGACCGAATACACAGCACACGTAGAAAGCGATGGAAAATACAATCTGTTATCGCACTTAACAATGGGGGTTCCAAAATTGGATGGTTCCATTATACATCTTGAATTCCCGAACCAAACCATTAAAACCGAAGTAGAGCGCGCCAAATATGAATTACTCGGATTTTTACGCGATAAACTGCAGAATTACGAAATAGATTTAGACATAACCGTAAACGAAACAGTCGAAAAAAAATACGCTTACACTACGCGCGAAAAATTTGAAAAATTAAAAGAAATGAATCCAGCGATCGAAAAGCTTCGCAAGGAATTTGATTTGGACGTGTAA
- a CDS encoding RsmD family RNA methyltransferase, whose amino-acid sequence MRIISGTYKGRRLTAPKNLPVRPTTDFAKEGLFNILRVRYFFDELTVLDLFAGTGNISFEFASRGVPNITAVDAHLGCVQYINKVSEEFSFPINAIKSDVAKYLEKASGNYDIIFADPPYDFNASQLENIVLAVAEKKLLKEDGILVIEHSKQNTLDALPGFAEARKYGGNVFSFFA is encoded by the coding sequence ATGCGAATAATTTCAGGCACATACAAAGGAAGAAGATTAACCGCTCCAAAAAACTTGCCTGTCCGTCCCACAACCGATTTTGCAAAGGAAGGGCTCTTTAATATTTTACGGGTTCGATATTTTTTTGATGAACTTACTGTATTAGATCTTTTTGCAGGTACTGGAAATATAAGTTTTGAATTTGCCTCCCGCGGTGTTCCCAATATAACCGCCGTAGATGCTCATTTAGGCTGTGTGCAGTACATAAATAAAGTTTCGGAAGAATTTTCCTTTCCTATAAATGCCATAAAATCTGACGTTGCCAAATACCTGGAAAAGGCTTCGGGAAATTACGATATTATTTTTGCCGATCCGCCCTATGATTTTAATGCTTCACAATTAGAGAATATTGTTTTGGCAGTTGCAGAAAAAAAACTCTTAAAGGAAGATGGGATTTTAGTAATAGAACATTCAAAACAAAATACCCTCGACGCATTACCCGGTTTTGCTGAAGCCAGAAAATACGGTGGAAATGTTTTCAGTTTTTTTGCGTAA
- a CDS encoding DUF3822 family protein: MPQKKNNIKNTLHNRLSVQVSLNGLSFLVTNPESEEPVLFVEKNLDHSTTPEELLMDIETIVSNNEILNTSFSDVTVVYATPVYSLVPAPLFNETKASEYLKFNSKILANDYMAHDVVENHNIVVVYVPFMNINNFFFEKYGSFNYYHAMTVLLNSILEREIYSLPKMFLHFQKNNFDCIVLKNGQLQLCNSYHYKTPEDFIYYTLFCMEQLQLNPENTPVVLLGAIEKNDENFKIAYTYIRNLTFLDAKMYNTKSLGNDESHNHFILKNA; this comes from the coding sequence ATGCCGCAAAAGAAGAATAACATAAAAAATACATTACATAACAGACTGTCCGTTCAAGTTTCTTTGAACGGGCTTTCTTTTTTGGTGACTAATCCCGAAAGTGAAGAACCCGTCTTGTTTGTGGAAAAAAACTTAGACCACAGTACAACCCCCGAGGAACTTTTGATGGATATTGAAACTATTGTTAGTAACAATGAAATTTTAAACACTAGCTTTAGCGATGTAACCGTAGTATATGCTACTCCAGTTTACAGCTTGGTGCCAGCTCCGCTTTTTAACGAAACTAAAGCGAGCGAATATTTAAAGTTTAACTCCAAAATCTTAGCAAACGATTATATGGCGCACGATGTTGTTGAAAACCATAACATCGTGGTAGTGTATGTTCCGTTTATGAACATCAATAATTTTTTCTTTGAAAAGTATGGATCCTTCAATTATTACCACGCGATGACCGTACTATTGAATTCAATTCTTGAACGCGAAATATATTCGCTTCCAAAAATGTTTTTACATTTTCAAAAAAATAATTTCGATTGTATCGTTTTAAAAAATGGCCAACTGCAACTCTGCAATAGTTACCACTATAAAACCCCTGAAGATTTTATCTATTATACGCTCTTCTGTATGGAGCAGCTTCAATTAAACCCAGAAAATACTCCCGTTGTACTTTTGGGTGCTATTGAAAAAAACGACGAAAATTTTAAAATTGCCTACACTTATATACGTAATCTCACATTTTTAGATGCAAAGATGTACAATACTAAAAGTTTGGGCAATGACGAATCCCACAATCATTTCATTTTAAAAAACGCTTAG
- a CDS encoding ATP-dependent DNA helicase yields MNVSEFYSFLKNDFPHNTTPKQDIALQLLAKFVLSPNKNETFLLKGYAGTGKTTIVGALVKNLAKIKKRSVLLAPTGRAAKVISNYSSKQAFTIHKKIYFPKREKGAVFFSLQQNKHRDTIFIVDEASMIPDINQDSKLFENGSLLDDLMQYVYSGNNCKLLLIGDSAQLPPVHLDISPALDASLLENQYNREVIKLELDEVVRQQQDSGILENATRIRECLDNELYEAFKFSGINFPDIVRPVDGQEIMDAINGSYSALGNEDTVIVVRSNKRANLYNQSIRERILFQESELSAGDYLMVVKNNYFWVDNTSEAGFIANGDIVEVLEIFAFKELYGFRFAEVKLRMVDYPTMKPLETVLLLDTLTSETPSLTYDESNKLYQEVMKDYESEKSKYKKFLAVKNNKFFNALQVKFSYAITCHKSQGGQWNTVFVEQPYLPNGIDKEYLRWLYTAITRAQEKLYLIGFKDEFFVT; encoded by the coding sequence ATGAATGTATCAGAATTTTACAGTTTTTTAAAAAATGATTTTCCACATAATACTACCCCAAAACAGGATATAGCGCTTCAACTGTTGGCTAAATTTGTGTTGAGTCCAAACAAAAATGAGACGTTTTTGTTGAAAGGATATGCAGGTACGGGAAAAACCACAATTGTGGGTGCGCTGGTAAAGAATTTGGCCAAAATAAAAAAGCGATCTGTACTTCTTGCCCCTACGGGCAGGGCGGCGAAGGTAATTAGTAATTATTCAAGCAAACAGGCTTTTACCATTCATAAAAAAATCTATTTCCCCAAGCGAGAAAAGGGAGCTGTTTTCTTTTCATTACAGCAAAACAAGCATCGTGACACTATATTTATCGTAGATGAAGCATCCATGATTCCCGATATAAACCAAGACTCAAAACTATTTGAAAACGGTTCGCTACTCGATGATTTAATGCAATACGTTTATAGTGGTAACAATTGCAAACTTTTGCTAATTGGCGATTCTGCGCAGCTTCCACCCGTACATTTAGATATTAGTCCCGCCTTGGATGCCTCCTTGCTTGAAAACCAATACAATCGTGAAGTTATAAAACTGGAGCTCGATGAAGTGGTGCGGCAACAACAGGATAGTGGTATTTTAGAAAACGCAACGCGAATCAGGGAGTGTTTGGACAATGAGCTGTATGAAGCCTTTAAATTTTCGGGTATAAATTTTCCGGATATAGTTCGACCGGTAGATGGGCAGGAAATTATGGATGCAATAAACGGCAGTTATTCAGCCTTGGGAAATGAAGATACCGTAATTGTAGTGCGATCCAACAAAAGAGCAAATCTATATAACCAGAGCATTCGCGAACGTATTCTGTTTCAAGAATCCGAACTTTCGGCGGGCGATTATTTAATGGTGGTAAAGAATAATTACTTTTGGGTAGATAATACGAGCGAAGCTGGCTTTATTGCCAATGGCGATATAGTAGAGGTTTTGGAAATTTTTGCCTTTAAAGAACTCTATGGGTTTCGTTTTGCTGAAGTAAAATTACGAATGGTAGATTATCCTACAATGAAACCTTTGGAAACCGTGTTACTTTTAGACACTTTAACATCCGAAACTCCATCACTAACCTATGATGAATCGAACAAATTATATCAAGAAGTAATGAAAGACTACGAGTCGGAAAAATCTAAGTACAAGAAATTTTTGGCAGTAAAAAACAACAAATTTTTTAATGCGCTCCAAGTAAAATTTAGCTACGCCATAACCTGTCATAAATCGCAGGGAGGCCAGTGGAATACCGTTTTTGTTGAGCAACCGTATCTTCCCAATGGAATAGATAAGGAGTACTTGCGTTGGCTTTATACAGCTATTACGCGGGCGCAGGAAAAATTGTATTTAATAGGTTTTAAAGATGAATTTTTTGTAACGTGA
- a CDS encoding DUF4126 domain-containing protein, with amino-acid sequence METFNLILSIFLGIGLAAAVGFRVFLPLLIMSLAGYFDVIPINENWQWIGSLTAVIIMAVATVVEIFGYYIPWFDNLLDTIALPLATLAGTAVMVATVTDLSPVITWTLAIIAGGGTAAAIKGNTLAARLTSSTTTGGIANPILTTAETGTSIVMAVAAIFVPVVAFVLVLFLFYVIFKFYKKLRKKGTPRT; translated from the coding sequence ATGGAAACTTTTAATTTAATACTAAGTATTTTTTTAGGTATCGGTTTAGCTGCAGCCGTAGGTTTCCGAGTATTTTTACCATTATTGATTATGAGCCTGGCGGGTTATTTTGATGTAATTCCAATAAACGAAAATTGGCAGTGGATTGGCAGCCTTACCGCAGTAATAATAATGGCCGTGGCAACGGTTGTTGAAATTTTTGGTTACTATATTCCTTGGTTTGATAATTTGCTAGACACCATTGCCCTCCCATTAGCCACCTTGGCAGGCACAGCGGTTATGGTAGCAACGGTTACCGATTTAAGCCCTGTTATTACATGGACGCTGGCAATAATAGCGGGCGGTGGTACAGCCGCAGCAATAAAGGGCAATACTTTGGCGGCAAGACTTACTTCCAGTACAACCACCGGAGGGATTGCAAATCCGATTTTGACCACAGCAGAAACGGGCACTTCAATAGTTATGGCTGTGGCTGCCATCTTTGTACCTGTTGTTGCTTTTGTCTTGGTTCTCTTTCTTTTTTATGTAATATTCAAATTTTATAAAAAGCTTCGTAAAAAAGGGACGCCGAGAACATAA
- a CDS encoding iron-containing alcohol dehydrogenase family protein, which produces MVPKVVFGEGCFDQLSSILSSKKKEKAPFIYLVDNVFEEDTKFLDRINLRFNDKLIFVSAEEEPKTSQVDTLVKNIKSEFTYLPSGIIGIGGGTVMDLAKAVSIMLNNKGSAADYQGWDLVSKKAVYHVGIPTISGTGAEVSRTTVLTGPVRKLGINSDFTPFDQVVLDPELTKGVSKNQWFFTGMDCFIHCVESLNGTFLNAFSQSYGEKAYDLCLEIFLGDTLSEKESRAKLMMASWHGGMSIAYSQVGVAHAMSYGLGYVLGTKHGVGNCIVFQYLSEFYPKDVALFKQMVAKHGVTIPQGICQNLTEAQLNTMITVALGMVPLWENALGADWEKVITPEKLRELYLKM; this is translated from the coding sequence ATGGTGCCCAAAGTGGTTTTTGGCGAAGGTTGTTTTGATCAGCTCAGTTCAATATTATCTTCTAAAAAGAAGGAAAAAGCACCGTTTATTTATTTGGTTGACAACGTTTTTGAAGAAGACACTAAATTTTTAGATAGAATTAATCTTCGGTTCAATGACAAATTAATTTTTGTTTCGGCAGAAGAGGAACCAAAAACGAGCCAAGTAGATACCCTTGTAAAAAATATAAAATCTGAATTTACCTACCTACCATCGGGCATTATCGGCATTGGTGGCGGAACGGTCATGGATTTGGCCAAGGCGGTGTCCATTATGCTCAATAATAAAGGAAGTGCTGCAGATTATCAGGGTTGGGATTTAGTGTCCAAAAAGGCGGTTTATCATGTAGGCATCCCAACGATTTCGGGAACCGGTGCCGAAGTTTCCCGTACAACCGTATTAACGGGTCCTGTTCGCAAACTGGGGATTAATAGCGATTTTACTCCCTTTGATCAAGTAGTGCTCGATCCGGAACTAACCAAAGGCGTTTCAAAAAACCAATGGTTCTTTACCGGAATGGATTGTTTTATACATTGCGTAGAATCTCTAAACGGAACGTTTTTAAACGCATTTAGCCAAAGTTATGGCGAAAAGGCCTACGATCTTTGTTTGGAGATATTTCTTGGCGATACACTTTCCGAAAAAGAATCGCGGGCTAAACTTATGATGGCGTCGTGGCATGGAGGAATGAGCATAGCGTATTCACAAGTTGGGGTAGCGCACGCAATGAGCTACGGTTTAGGCTATGTTTTAGGAACAAAACACGGGGTGGGTAATTGTATTGTTTTTCAATATTTAAGTGAATTTTACCCCAAAGACGTGGCTTTATTTAAACAGATGGTTGCCAAACACGGCGTAACTATTCCGCAAGGAATTTGCCAAAACCTTACGGAAGCGCAGTTAAATACAATGATTACTGTAGCATTGGGTATGGTTCCACTGTGGGAAAATGCCCTTGGCGCAGATTGGGAAAAGGTTATAACACCAGAAAAACTGAGGGAGCTTTACTTAAAGATGTAA
- a CDS encoding 1-acyl-sn-glycerol-3-phosphate acyltransferase, producing the protein MGFTKFIFEKVMGWKIEGTFDPLVKKAVIIVVPHTSWHDFYLGLFTRRLTKVKINYIAKKELFVWPIGWYFRWTGGTKLDRTPGQKKVEAIAELFHKKEEFRLALSPEGTRKKVDTWKTGYYFMALAANVPIICVAFDYGRKRIVIDKPFYPTGNIEADTPKLRSFFKGVIGKNKDYSFDIGLDKE; encoded by the coding sequence ATGGGATTCACAAAATTTATTTTTGAAAAAGTAATGGGTTGGAAAATTGAAGGAACTTTTGATCCTTTGGTTAAAAAAGCTGTTATAATTGTGGTGCCACATACCAGTTGGCACGATTTCTATCTCGGGCTGTTTACGCGAAGATTGACCAAGGTTAAAATTAATTATATCGCTAAAAAGGAACTATTCGTGTGGCCAATAGGCTGGTACTTTCGTTGGACGGGAGGTACAAAACTAGACAGAACCCCGGGCCAAAAAAAAGTAGAAGCAATTGCTGAATTATTTCATAAAAAAGAAGAATTTCGTCTGGCGCTTTCACCGGAAGGCACACGTAAAAAAGTAGATACGTGGAAAACGGGTTATTATTTTATGGCACTGGCAGCAAATGTGCCAATTATTTGTGTTGCTTTTGATTATGGCAGAAAACGAATAGTTATTGACAAACCCTTCTATCCAACAGGAAATATAGAAGCAGATACGCCAAAATTACGTTCTTTTTTTAAAGGTGTGATTGGTAAAAATAAAGACTACTCTTTCGATATAGGGCTCGATAAAGAATAA
- a CDS encoding YebC/PmpR family DNA-binding transcriptional regulator: protein MGRAFEFRKARKMKRWSAMSKAFTRIGKDIVMAVKEGGPDPDANSRLRAVIQNAKAVNMPKDNVERAIKRASDKSLGDYKEVLFEGYAPHGIAILIETATDNNTRTVANIRSYFNKCDGSLGTSGSVSFMFDHTCNFRINPEGLDIEELELELIDHGMDEIFEDEDGILIYGPFESFGAIQSYLEGNNIEILSSGFDRIPQVTKTLSAEEAADVEKLLEKIEEDDDVQNVYHTMQETSEEE, encoded by the coding sequence ATGGGAAGAGCTTTTGAATTCAGAAAAGCAAGAAAAATGAAGCGTTGGTCTGCAATGTCTAAAGCGTTTACACGTATTGGCAAAGACATTGTTATGGCAGTAAAAGAAGGCGGTCCCGACCCGGATGCCAATTCAAGACTCCGCGCCGTAATCCAGAACGCAAAGGCTGTAAATATGCCCAAAGACAATGTGGAGCGCGCCATAAAACGTGCAAGCGACAAAAGTCTTGGCGATTATAAAGAAGTTCTCTTTGAAGGTTATGCACCGCACGGAATTGCAATTTTAATTGAAACCGCTACCGATAACAACACCCGAACGGTTGCCAATATTCGCAGTTATTTTAATAAATGCGATGGCAGTTTGGGTACGTCCGGATCTGTTTCGTTTATGTTTGATCATACCTGTAATTTCAGAATAAATCCAGAAGGTTTAGATATTGAAGAATTAGAACTTGAACTAATAGACCACGGAATGGACGAAATTTTTGAAGATGAAGACGGAATTTTAATCTATGGCCCATTTGAAAGTTTTGGCGCCATTCAGTCGTATCTTGAAGGAAATAATATTGAAATTCTTTCTTCCGGTTTTGATCGAATTCCACAAGTTACAAAAACGCTATCGGCAGAAGAAGCCGCCGACGTTGAAAAACTTTTGGAAAAAATAGAAGAAGACGACGATGTTCAAAATGTGTATCACACAATGCAGGAAACGTCCGAAGAAGAGTAA
- a CDS encoding 4a-hydroxytetrahydrobiopterin dehydratase yields MKALTDKQIEDKLKEYEGWDFHEGALHTIFEFEDFKEAFSAMTRIAFEAEKLNHHPEWSNVYNSLEIYLSTHDADGVTEKDFELAKIIDDLIG; encoded by the coding sequence ATGAAAGCATTAACAGATAAACAGATTGAAGATAAATTAAAGGAATATGAAGGGTGGGATTTTCACGAAGGTGCCCTACATACTATTTTTGAATTTGAGGATTTTAAAGAAGCTTTTTCAGCTATGACGCGAATAGCCTTTGAAGCCGAAAAACTAAATCATCATCCGGAGTGGAGCAACGTTTACAATTCGTTAGAAATCTATCTTTCAACCCACGATGCCGACGGTGTTACTGAAAAGGATTTTGAGTTGGCAAAGATAATTGATGATCTCATTGGGTAG